One region of bacterium genomic DNA includes:
- a CDS encoding MBL fold metallo-hydrolase: MDLKICILGSGSSGNCIYISSGKTNILIDFGFSEKEIIKRLQKINVRLCDINAVLVTHEHHDHSSGLGKITEKISGPICINDLTYQSIKSRIEYENIKKITNSDFFEIGDFLIKPFSVFHDASDPCGYSIYCNGRKIALATDLGIVNNNVLQNMADSNIIIIESNYDQKMLVNGNYPWHLKNRILSKDGHLSNNDAGKTLKRVMHPELKYIFLFHLSEENNTPKAALDTVKSYIPINTKAQILCSSQNNVSDYFCL, encoded by the coding sequence TTGGATCTTAAAATCTGTATTTTAGGCAGTGGAAGCAGTGGAAATTGTATATACATATCTTCGGGGAAAACAAATATCTTAATTGATTTTGGTTTTTCGGAAAAAGAAATAATAAAAAGGCTCCAAAAAATAAATGTAAGATTGTGTGATATAAATGCGGTTCTTGTCACGCATGAACATCACGACCATTCAAGCGGGCTTGGAAAGATAACAGAAAAAATCTCAGGCCCTATCTGTATTAATGATTTGACCTATCAGTCGATTAAATCCCGGATAGAATATGAAAATATTAAAAAAATTACAAATTCCGATTTTTTTGAAATAGGGGATTTTCTGATTAAACCGTTTTCTGTTTTTCATGACGCATCTGACCCCTGCGGTTATTCAATTTATTGCAATGGCAGGAAAATCGCTCTGGCGACTGACCTGGGAATTGTAAATAATAATGTTTTACAAAATATGGCGGATTCAAATATTATTATAATAGAATCTAATTATGACCAAAAAATGCTTGTAAATGGAAATTATCCCTGGCATCTTAAGAACAGAATATTAAGTAAAGACGGCCATCTTTCCAACAACGATGCGGGAAAGACGCTTAAACGTGTTATGCATCCGGAATTAAAATATATATTTTTATTTCATTTAAGTGAAGAAAATAACACGCCCAAGGCCGCATTAGACACAGTAAAGAGCTATATCCCCATTAACACCAAAGCCCAAATATTATGTTCCTCTCAGAATAATGTAAGCGATTATTTTTGTTTATAA
- a CDS encoding DUF5683 domain-containing protein: MKRARIYTAFLLAGIIILRNELIFADEVEKERLPPRYVARLSIIPGMGQFYNKKRVKAWTIIGLEATAIAGTLVMHDYQIEAYRDWESVPENNIKKRGAYRERLEDLRKARNTFIWLGGLLWVYNMADAYVDAHFYKFDRRKKNSEKSSLYLLPGERDFKTITIRWEKCF, from the coding sequence GTGAAAAGGGCAAGAATATACACTGCCTTTTTATTGGCGGGTATAATTATTTTGCGTAATGAATTGATTTTTGCCGATGAGGTTGAAAAAGAAAGGCTGCCCCCGCGGTATGTTGCACGCCTTTCTATCATTCCGGGAATGGGTCAATTCTATAATAAAAAGAGGGTTAAGGCGTGGACTATAATTGGTTTAGAAGCAACAGCGATTGCAGGGACGCTGGTCATGCATGATTACCAGATAGAGGCATATCGCGACTGGGAATCTGTCCCTGAAAACAATATTAAGAAAAGAGGGGCTTACAGGGAAAGGCTTGAAGACCTTCGCAAGGCAAGAAATACCTTTATCTGGCTCGGTGGTCTGCTGTGGGTTTATAATATGGCAGACGCTTATGTAGATGCACATTTTTATAAATTTGACAGGCGTAAGAAAAATTCGGAAAAAAGCAGTCTTTATTTGCTCCCGGGAGAGAGGGATTTCAAAACAATTACTATAAGATGGGAAAAATGTTTTTAA